The Candidatus Promineifilum breve genome includes the window ACCGTAGTGTTCAATCTGACGCACAGAGAGAAAACCGTAGTGTTCAATCAATGAACACTACGGAATTGAACACTACGAATGATGACGATTGGCAGCGCGGTCGTGACTTCGAGGCCGCCGACACAGACAAGAAAGTCGAGATTCGATTTAACCGGCGCAAGGGTAAGGAACCTTATTACTACTGGGTTTATCGCTGGCCTGACAGAGATGGGAACGGCAATCCGGTTAAACGGGCATCGGGAACATACGTAAGGAAATATGCCTACGGGGGCAAACTGTCAACGATTGATAAGGAGAGGCTAAACCGCTATGAGCCTAGAGAATGATGTAACCCTACAGGACTGGATTGATATTCTTTGGCAGAGCGCCATACAAGCCAAAGAGAAGGGCGCGGACGTTCGCTTTGTCGATATGGGTGAAAGTGTGGGAATCCGTCTCTATGGCGTAGTGGTCAGAGATGGCCGTCCCTATTTGAACACTACGGATGATTCTAAAACCGTAGTGTTCAATTCACCCGCCCCCACCGAGGCCACGCCATGACCGACTTTATTGACAGTCCAACACCGCCGACGCAAGAAGGCGCGAAGCACGATCTCCTGAGCGCATCATGGTATCCATATGACGCCAGCGACGAATGGCGGCAGTCCTGGCCGTCACCACCGGCGGCTCCGGCCGGCGATTGGGCAGTCGCAGCCGCGCGGGGCATCATTCACAACTTGCTAGATCGCCGCGCCATTAAACGCGGCTTCGAGGACGTTGACGAGGATGTACGGCTTGAGATTGTGGAGACGATAGCTATGATCATTCGCACCGCGCCGGGATGGTATGAGCAACAAGAGGAGGCCACGCCGTGAAACCAACCTACATCGTGGTGACAAGCCGCCGTCTATTTCATCTGTCAGACGACGGGATTACTACCCTGTGCGGAAGGTCTATACCTACCCGATGGCTGCGCCATGATGAGCGCATAGCTTTATTTGTTGTATATCTATCAGGCGAGCCGCTATGCAAACGATGCGAGGAGGCCGTCCAATGAACCTACTCTCGCGCTCAACACTAGCCTACATCCGCGCCCACGATGCAACCGCCGCCGCGCACCTCGAAGCCGCCGGCGCCACGACGCCCGCGCCGACGCGCCACGCGCCACGCCGGGCCGTCATCGACAACCGGCCGGCGCTGGTTGTCATCTGGCGTGAATGGTATGGCCGGGGTGAGCCGGCCGGGGATGAGGACGCGATAGAGGGGGAATGGGAGGAAGTGGATTAATCGGGCTGTTCGTCCTGGGGCGTGGCCGGTACGTAGACAATCAGATGGGCCACGTCACAGGCGAAATAGTCTATCAGCCTTTCAATGACCGAGATACCCACCATGCTCGATTTACCACGGGCCAGCAGGCTTAATGTATTGGAGCTAATCCCGGTGGCCTGGGTGATAAGGTCATAGGTGACTGGCTGGCCGGTTAGCCGGCTCCTTTCTGCCATTAGTTCACGAATTCTAAATTGTATCTTGCCCATGT containing:
- a CDS encoding FxsA family protein; its protein translation is MNLLSRSTLAYIRAHDATAAAHLEAAGATTPAPTRHAPRRAVIDNRPALVVIWREWYGRGEPAGDEDAIEGEWEEVD
- a CDS encoding helix-turn-helix domain-containing protein translates to MAERSRLTGQPVTYDLITQATGISSNTLSLLARGKSSMVGISVIERLIDYFACDVAHLIVYVPATPQDEQPD